The DNA sequence TTTGCCCTAGCAGTAGAGGGGGATCAATGATATCTCGTCAACATGTTCAATCCTACAAGTACTTGCCAATTTTTATTTGCTTTTTTCTATTCAAATCTCACTTCATAAAagactatatatacatataaggtTATCTAACTGTTTTTGTATCTCTATGTTTGTTTTTTTGTGTTTTAGAGTTTTTGTAGCAACATGGAATGCAGGAGGAATATCTCCTCATAGTGGCCTTAATTTGGATGATTTTCTTCAAGTTGATAATCTATCAGACATTTATGTCTTGGGGTAATTCCCTCTTTCTTTTCACAGTTCTCTAATTTTGAtcaaagtttaattaaaaaaaaaaaagaaatttatttgttcttttttaaACCATCAGTTTTCAGGAAATTGTTCCTTTGAATGCTGGAAATGTTCTAGTGATTGAAGATAACGAACCTGCTGCAAAATGGTTATCTTTAGTCAATCAGTCTCTGAACAAACCGTCCAAAGTCGCTCCAAGGCGAATGAATACAGGCAGTGGAGCACTGTTCTTTGCTAAGCCTTCTCTTAGAAAGATCAGTAAAAATTTCAGGACAGAAAGCAAAAGAAAATTGAAGTCATGTAATTGCACAGCTGAAATGGAAAGGAAGCATAGCATGGATTTCTGTTGTCCCCTCCAACAACCGAATTTAAGTGAAGTGGACTTCTCTTCTGAGGAGGATGATGAAGATTCTTTGACTAATTCCTTTTCCAATCGAAACCACATGAAGTACAGCCTTGTAGCAAGTAAGCAAATGGTGGGAATTTTTGTTACTATTTGGATGAGGACTGAGCTTGTTCAGTATGTTAGTCATTTGAGAATTTGTTGCATTAGTCGCGGGATCATGGGCTGTCTCGGTAACAAGGTAGTGCCAAAGTTTCATAAGCATATTACTTTTGTTCCACTCAAAATGTTGTCTGAGACTTAGATATGTGTTTGTTTGGTTGCAGGGTTGTATATCTGTGAGCTTTCAATTTCATCAGACAAGCTTTTGTTTTGTCTGTAGTCACTTGGCATCTGGAGAGAAAGAAGGGGATGAACTTAGAAGAAACCTTGATGTCATAGAAATACTAAAAAACACTCAATTTCCTAGGATTTGCAGATCTCCATATAGTAGAATACCTGAGAAAATTCTTGATCATGAGTGAGTATTCTATATACTAGTTGATATAAACACTTGTAACAGAATTTTTTTATCTGATATATCTGTTGGAAAATGATTGTAGTCGGATCATATGGCTTGGCGACCTGAATTACCGTATTTCTTTAAGCTACTCCGACACCAGGAAACTTCTAGAGGCCAAAAACTGGGATGCCCTCTTTGACAATGATCAGGTATTTAACCATGAATGACTAAAGAAGTGTTCATCTTAATAATGTCTCTAGAAACTTagttattgaattttttttggtgTATTGGTTGAGTTGAAAACTACTTCTTGGGTCACTATGGGGCTTGAATTTCTAAATAGATTTGtaacatgtattttgtttatatatagcTTAATATTGAAAGAGAAGCAGGGAGAGTATTTAAGGGATGGAAAGAGGGAAAGATCTACTTTGCTCCTACATACAAGTACTCTTATAATTCAGACTCTTATGCTGGAGAAGTTCATAAATCAAAAAGCAAAAGGAGAACTCCAGCTTGGTATGTCTTGGATTAGAGGattcaattatatatttttccGAAAATTTAACAACCAAGTTTAATTAGTTAAGAAAATGCAGGTGTGATAGAGTATTATGGCATGGAAATGGGATCCAACAACTCTTTTACTGGCGTGGGGAGTCCCGATTTTCTGATCACCGCCCGGTTTTGGCAGCATTTTTGGTGGATGTTTTGACTAATGGGATTGGGAGTAGTTCCAAGAGGGGATTATCTAGTTCCAATATGAAAATTGAGATTGAAGAACTCTTACCTACCAAGTAGTACTGTCCTCTATAATAACTGCAGGTAAGTTCTTGACTTCTTAGCACAAAAACCGATATAACCACTTCACTCATACCAATTAGTTGGTTTTCAAACTAGGCCATGTGACAGTGTTACAAATTCTAAATAGAAAATTTCTTTGTCAATAACTGGTATGCCTTGTCTTTTTTGGCCAGAAAATTTTAATAGAGGTATTCACATTTTGCTATTTGAAACCCCATTCCCACCATAGTCTATAGATCTAGGACACATACTAACATATTCTgctataatttttatttgaattgaGGTCTAAAGCTTTTTGCATTGTTCCCTTGCACATTTTTCAGGTACTAAGCTGCTAACCAGTCATTTTGAGTAAGGTGATACCCAAGTTTTGCTGATTATGTAAGAAGTAAATCATTTTATGCATCATAAGCTGTAAATAGATTCAGGGAAGATTTGACATAATTCTTGTATCAAAAAATTGTTCACAAGATGTAATTTTCGCAGTGCGCGCTGCAGTTCTTGCTTCATAATGGAATGTTCCAAGAGATTAGTGATTCTGACATAAAATGAGTAAACTTTGTAACTGAGATCTCAGAATTGAATTTGC is a window from the Cannabis sativa cultivar Pink pepper isolate KNU-18-1 chromosome 1, ASM2916894v1, whole genome shotgun sequence genome containing:
- the LOC115708317 gene encoding type I inositol polyphosphate 5-phosphatase 10 isoform X1; protein product: MAIGNKDRKKKSFLQKIFSRERDGRKLSKRRDDSVDQSDSESLCPSSRGGSMISRQHVQSYKVFVATWNAGGISPHSGLNLDDFLQVDNLSDIYVLGFQEIVPLNAGNVLVIEDNEPAAKWLSLVNQSLNKPSKVAPRRMNTGSGALFFAKPSLRKISKNFRTESKRKLKSCNCTAEMERKHSMDFCCPLQQPNLSEVDFSSEEDDEDSLTNSFSNRNHMKYSLVASKQMVGIFVTIWMRTELVQYVSHLRICCISRGIMGCLGNKGCISVSFQFHQTSFCFVCSHLASGEKEGDELRRNLDVIEILKNTQFPRICRSPYSRIPEKILDHDRIIWLGDLNYRISLSYSDTRKLLEAKNWDALFDNDQLNIEREAGRVFKGWKEGKIYFAPTYKYSYNSDSYAGEVHKSKSKRRTPAWCDRVLWHGNGIQQLFYWRGESRFSDHRPVLAAFLVDVLTNGIGSSSKRGLSSSNMKIEIEELLPTK
- the LOC115708317 gene encoding type I inositol polyphosphate 5-phosphatase 10 isoform X2, with translation MISRQHVQSYKVFVATWNAGGISPHSGLNLDDFLQVDNLSDIYVLGFQEIVPLNAGNVLVIEDNEPAAKWLSLVNQSLNKPSKVAPRRMNTGSGALFFAKPSLRKISKNFRTESKRKLKSCNCTAEMERKHSMDFCCPLQQPNLSEVDFSSEEDDEDSLTNSFSNRNHMKYSLVASKQMVGIFVTIWMRTELVQYVSHLRICCISRGIMGCLGNKGCISVSFQFHQTSFCFVCSHLASGEKEGDELRRNLDVIEILKNTQFPRICRSPYSRIPEKILDHDRIIWLGDLNYRISLSYSDTRKLLEAKNWDALFDNDQLNIEREAGRVFKGWKEGKIYFAPTYKYSYNSDSYAGEVHKSKSKRRTPAWCDRVLWHGNGIQQLFYWRGESRFSDHRPVLAAFLVDVLTNGIGSSSKRGLSSSNMKIEIEELLPTK